In the genome of Primulina eburnea isolate SZY01 chromosome 13, ASM2296580v1, whole genome shotgun sequence, the window AGCTTGGAAGAAATGGCGTGGAGGCTTTCATTCCATCGATCCTTCAAGAATTAACCGAGTACGAACAGAAGGCATTGGACGCTCTAAAGCCGGAACTGAAGTCCAGCATCGAGAAAGGCGTAGCTTTTGTTCAGAAGCAGCCTGTCGCTGTTTAGAATTTAGTGCTTTGTGGAAGCAGTATCTATCAGGAAAAATAAAGGGATGCAGCGTTACAGGTTCATCCATGTATCTCAGAATCTGCATTCCAGTTTTGTAGGCAACTTACTGGACAGTTTTTCCTACTATTGTCATGTTTAAATTTCTTCACCTATAGAAAATGAGTATTTCGTTGAGCTCTCCGGTGATTTACATGTTTGAACATCATTAATTTAGTATATTTTTAGATGACGTGATATTTATTGTAAAATGTCTGttaagaataaaaaataatttctccagaaaataaaatcaaacatATTCGCGTACCCTCAAAACAAATATATATCGTGGAAAGTTCTATTTATAAAACACCTCAAACAAAACCGTGGCCTCAATGCGCATTTTCCACAACCTTTTCCCACATACCTACGGAAGAAAAAATATTCAACAATGGCATAAAGTCCACAACGCGAATACATGGATATAAGAGAATTGCAAATATTTAGTTCATAAAGAAGACTGTTCCGTAACATAGTTATGGATTCTTTCACCAAATTCCAGTGCATTCAAGCTTGCGCAAACTTGAAGGACAAGCAAACAGGTGACATTGTTTCACCTAAACACGAGTAAAAGTCCACCAATGTAGTCGGTAAATTAAAAGGCCATCAGATTTATAACCATCTTTCCAAATCCTTGCATGGATCTACTACCCATTAGACAAAGACCCGATCATAGCACAACATTTCACAGCAACCGTCGCTGACAAAGCGTTGGGAAAAAATAACTAAAGAAAGTAATTCAGGGTATAACACAAGCCCTTTTTGAGCTGAATCACTAGTTATTGAATGAGCCTTGATCATGGTATTGTACAAAGAAACGTCAGGATCAGGAAACTCAGAAAATATTCTGTGAGAATAAGACAAATCACGCAACGGAGGTACCCCAGAAAGGAGAGGAAAACGCGGGGGTTGTAGAAATAAGAGGTGCTATGGAGTGGAGCTGGAGCAAATGGGATTTTTTAGTACACAATTTTATGAGGGAAATCATCGTCTTTTCATCATGGAGTTTGTGTTGAACCGTTGAGTAGGTGGTGAAGAGCGGCTGGATGTAGCGATCAAGTGCGGCGAAGGCTCCGACAAAAATAGAGGTCAAGAAGGCCAGCAATGGCAGATATCTCGAGCAgtcttgtttttattttcttgGGCAGATGTTTGTTGGTCGAAATAGAACATGGATAATATGAAAATGAAATTTGAGCCAAATGCATATCATTTACATCACATACTGACTACAAATCTCCTAAATACTGACAacaaaattctgaaatctaaTCAACCGTACTATGAGCATCTTACACTTGATcaaaacatcataaaatcaccagaaagaaatataatcagaaaacaaatactccaaatcttcCTCATCAGCATCCAGGAGAGTATGGAAGCTAGAGTTTGGTGTGTTTTGATCAAAATTTGAAGGGTCGTTTATGGATTTCGAAGACGAATCAGCCACGCTTCCCATCAGCCTTCTCTTCTTATaatttgctttgaaacatgcttGCCTCAGTCTCTTGGTTTTGTCCTCCAACTGCAGATCAGGAACCTCTTCCAACAATTTCTTTTCTTGCTCTAAAATCGCTATGGCGTCTCTCAGCTTCACTTCTCCTCCATCTTTACCCAATTCCTGTCAAAATATTACCATACTTCTCATGAACCGAGCTTCGCTTGCGAGTATGGAAGGTATTTGGTTGTGTAAGATTCTCTTATGGATTGAAATTCTTGATCCATTCTTAATAATAAGTTCAAGAGATCATTATAAGGTACCTGAACATTTTTTATTAGGGTTTGGAGACTCATGAGTTTTCGATGTGGCCATCTCTGAATTCCCAACTCTCTACATCTTTTCTTCAAAAGGGTCAATCCCACATTCAGTTCCTTGGCTGCTTTTGTTATAGGCATGTAAAAATACTCGCTGATCATTTGTCTCGTCAAAATTTTAGAACTCGAACTATTTTTCACCATTACTTCTGGTCTCCATCTTTTTTTTGATTCCATATTTTCTACATCCTCCTGGTCAAGTGCTGTACATATTTTTCCATAGTCACTTAATTCCACTTCTTGGTCTTTGATTTGAACTACCTCGATCGTTTCTTCATAAATTACCGATGCTCCAGACTTGCACAAGATTTCATCTGCGTTCATCACCAACAGTTTTACGTAGTGTATACACCACTAACAGAAAAACTAAGTGAAGTACTGCTTCATCTTATATATGGGGGAAAAAAGCATGAACGAGTCCAAAACACATTTAAGTGACTGTAGCAACACTATTTATAAAAGGCGATGAATTTCAAAGTATAGAAACGCAAGGGAGGCAtggtaaatttttttatgctatttggatacaaaaaaaaaacacagattcacaagaaaatttagacTTCAATCCCATGCTAGCCTCTCTCCCTCTGCACTACATATGTtgtatttacatatatatatatatacacagtAGATAGATGTATCATCACTGGAACAAGAATCGAGAAGATACTCTATATTTACTGACCTTGAATGAGATTAGCAGGGTTGTATGGCACAAGATCTAAAGATGGATAAAAATGGTCATTGAGAAGCATCCCTACAAACGGAACATCGTCAACGGAATCCTCCTGAATGATAAATTCATTCTGAAAATCCGTAGCAGTGAAATGTCCACTGGATTTAAACAATTATACCCCCCAAacaacaaaggaaaagaaaaattaaTATCATATAGGAATCAAGGAACTGTTCTATATCTGTAACTTTTTGTTGAACATAAGCAATATTGAGTATGAACAAactaattgaaaataataatcacCTGAAATCAAGTGGAGGCAATTGGGTTGGAAAAGGGAAAagatcctcatatttttctttgGGAAAGACTTCATAATTTGACCATGTTGAGTGCTGAGTTTCCATGAATATTCTTTACTTGTGTACCTTTGATGTTTTCGTGAATTTCTGCACTGAACTGTAATTTCAACTGAATATAAATGGAAGAAGAGAAGATTAGCGATGGAAAACTGATAGATAATTAATTTGTGAATGTAATTAAGATGATTTAGTGCATGGAAGATCGTGCGCCGTCGCATGAATTAAACGTCTGATTAACTTCGTGTTCCATGCATGCATGTATACGTATTTATATGTATACGTATACATTCATTGTTGGTTAGTGTGCGATTAAACATGATTGAGTTTTGTATTTAAGGTGAGTTTAGTGGataacaaataattaaataaattggaATACTAATTATTATTGTTGAAAGTTGGAACTTGAAGTCTCTctcgaaaataaaaatagtttaGATTCCTTTTAAATGATGAGGATAATGTAGAAGTTCCATATATTTTGTATTTACACACACACAGAGTGTATGGATATATTGTATACCTATCATGCACACTTATATAAGCACCGATGGGATGTCATTCGCATATTGAATGTGATTATACATAGAAAAAATGTACATCCAATAGATAAGTGACACATTAtcgatatatattttttaaaacaaaattttataaaaggTCACACAAATTATTCAATAGATATTTTCTATTTGGACAACACAATATattgaaattaaataatctaCAAATGATTAATGAAAATATTCGTGCATGATAATTGGTAATTATATTTTGTACAGAATAGAGTAAATCATTTTGGGGGCGCTGCTTTATGTTATAATTACGCACGCTAATATAATGAGGTTTTTAGAGGTTTGGCTCAAACGTGTTATCCCATCTAATCCAGTCTAATCATTACAAACGAGatcttttaatttaatcaaCGACTTTTGCAGAGAAAACACGATTCTGAaagttagaaaatattttaggaacaactatttttttttattatttcaatAGATTTTAAgacaaaattttaaatatacatATAGTTATAGTAATGTATTTTTCGAGACCTTTTTTTtactaatttaaattattaataatatcatGTAACCGAAAATTAATTTCCCCTAGACAATAATGAAGTAATGATAATCAccatttattaattaatgtatGAAACGTACGTACAAATTAAGGGActattaaatcaaaataagttACATGAAAGATTGGCAGTTGGAGCATTAATATTTATCATTTCACAATGTATGTATGTGTAGAATCGCGAAATATGTTTTCATGAACTACGTCAGGTTAAAGATAAGTTGCACAAAATTGAgacgtgagatcgtctcacataagtttttgtggTCGTATATAAATTTAACATATTGAAAAATgatttcttttgtatttttattagtttgtttttgatttcgaaataaatttgaaaaatctcAACTTATACATTTActatcttattattattattattattattattattattatttagttttttttattttttcgaaaGGAAAATGGTAaaccttttttaaaaaacagtTAGACATTTAAGTTTAAAGAGAGAAAATTTAAAGGTACACTAGAATAATTGAAGCCTGTGAGTCGCGGGACCAAAGTCTGGCTAAATACATAGTCCAGGCCCGTAAGCCCAACACAATCCATCATTTTCTTACCGTTTCGGGGAAAGTATGATTATTATATGTTATATTCggagtatttttttttataatgttGTCAAATGTTAACAATTAGATCATTAACTTATATTTGAGAAACTCACATTATCTAATGTATTGAAATATAGACGAAAATACTCACGCTATAATATAGACTAACTCGAAAAAAAGGAGAGAGAGTAAGAGACGAAACAAATAttaccttaatttgaaagatgtgattattattattattattatactttttaaaataagaatGTGATTATTGAATTTTTAGGAAGTGGgtgatgaaaaaaaaaaccctaaaattGACACATTTATTTCCCCACAAAAACACATTTGttttagtttttgttttataatttttgtTATAAGTTTTATTAATAAATTAGATTTTCCAtatcatcattttaaataattccgttATCAATCTTTAAGAATTTCCAGTAAAAATTATCTAGCCACAAAGCACAAGTTTgattttctctttttctttttctttttcttcctGTGTTGTATCGGCATGCcgagtttatttattttttccagCTCATTAACTATACGTAGATGTAATTAAAAAAACCACGATTAAGAactataaaattaatttaaacagaaataaaattataaggGTAATTATGCACTGATTAATTAAAATTGTGAATAGATCATGAGTCACATAATTTAACGAGAATCGTGAAGATTTGCATGCCCAAGAATTGAATGTCCATTTGGCGAATTAGTAacattgacaaaaacttatgtgagacggtttcacgaatcgtattttgtgagacatatatcttatttaggttatacatgaaaaaatattactttttatgctaatagtattactttttactgtAAATATCGGCAGGGTTGACTCGTTCACAGGTAAAGATTCttaagactgtctcacaaaagacctactctaatACATTTTATTCATTGTAATTGTAATATATAGGAACTTTTTCtgtatttcttcttctttttttttttttctttttttttggtTTGAAAATACagatatttattaaaaattaaattaccaTCTGGTCGTCTTTATTAaatcacacacacatatatatatatagaaatgaTTGAGTGGGTTTGTCAAGAAACTACCAAACATAGGTTAAATTTCAAAAGCAACCCACAATCCCGCACCAAATACAGCCTAAATAGCATAATTTATCTACTGCCATTTTAATgataattatttgaaaaactAATAAGAcataaaatggaggatgaatGTTCGAATCAATTCAATTTGATTTTCATTTTGTATGAGTACCACGTCAATACTGTACTTGAAAATTTTACATTATACTTTttacaattttttaataaaattctgaTACGACATCTCAAATTCAAAAAACATCTCACACTAAATAATAAAGGTAGATCGCatagaaaaattatatttgtcaATATTCCTTTCCCCTTGTACTAACATGGTAACTCCGAGGTTGTATTTGGAGTGAGTCATTCGAAATACATGATTtcgaatttatttttattgttaaataaattaaattgagAAAACTTCAAATCTATCTTCtagttatttaaataataattatatcaatcacagttgatttcaaataattttgatattttaagcATTTGAAATTATTTACGAATGTTATAATTATAGTGGTAATGAGTAAGGAGAttgatttaaatttattttgtgtaagttatttaaacaataaaaatatttttaaatccttTCATCCAAATAACTTCTAGTAAACAATGAAATCTTATATTTAAATCATGCTTTATTATGGCGCAACATCAGCAGCTTAACGCACGAGAATTTCTCAAAAAGACAACCATTCTATGAAACTTTCACTCATGCACGCTTAACCCAACATTCTTCCTCCCCAAGAAGTATAAAAATATACTTATTGAGAGACTTGAACTCATGGTTTCGCTCTGATACTAATTGTAGGAACGAGTGTCTGCTGCTTTATCAAAATTTATAACTAATAGTAACAttacaactcaaatattttaaaccgtatatgtagtatcccgatgcctaatttgagttaattattggattaattgtatttcggtgggatcggaaggaccgaaccgggttcggatcgtccgaagttggttcggatcgtccgaagtgggttcggatggaccgttctgttcggagtcagacgagtcatgtcatgtcagagttcggatcgtccgatcagggttcggatcgtccgaagacaggtggctggacacgtggaagacatgcagagttcggatcttccgaagtggatcggatcttccgaagtgcaccggatcggatcttccgaagtggatcggatcttccgatcgttgtctataaatagaagcgcgaggcttcacttttcactcgccaattccgagagttccagagcgttttagtcgtttctgatgggtttctagtcttttcccgaggttcgggcactagcggggagctactggttttgtagcggagctgtgctctagttgggggctagcggcatcagtgggctgactacggacgcaggtatagttctgggttccctttgagatttgggagtatctattagtctagttaaggcttttagatgtggtttagtgatatggtatcacttggattgtaggcttgattctagggctgattgctaggatctactggtttgaggtacgaaagtactatccgagataacaggattgagtatgctttactatgtgttgcatgtttatatgttgcattattatctgtcatatgatgcatggtttattatgcggcatttgcataatcatgttgagcctgattatctttgagatagcctgttgagagggtgctcagccctcgtttgttgtggatggttggaccccgttggccgacggtggtcaggtcaccggtatatccacaggtttattttggtatgggagccacctcctggtgcgacggcgcagagtgctacataccttgacgtcatttacctgagcagtatttcgatatacccagatcctggtatccagtacattttgcatacatgcatgtcatagtcttgtatactcatgctttcggtgctgagcgttttatgctcacgtcctcggtttatctctgttttggacaccctattcgatggggcaggtctcaggttggacggtccaggagggagtggacagggagctggcggaggttgacctgtagttgttggtatttgttcttggtatttagttcgatctggttgtttaagtattttgtacttacagattcgattgggttgtattactgtttttccgctgtttacctgattcagttttaaatgttaattttgcatgcttaagttctgattagtaggtgattctggaacgggtcactacagtataACAACTTAAACACTCTTCTCATAAAAACAATTATTACAATCTAACAattgatttataattataaatgtttttatataaacatatataaccGTCTTTGGATTCATGTGAAATATGGGCCAAGTCAAACTAGTAAAGCAATGGTGATGTGCATTAAATTACGAATTGCATATTTCAAAGCCGTAGTTGACCTGTGATGAATTAATTAATGGGTTGATAAAACCTAAGCAGAATTAAGATGGAGCCCCATGTGATTCGCCAACAAAAGTCCCGAGTCcctttatttataattataataattggGAAAAAAACAATGGTCAAGTTTAGAAATATATACATGGAtgggaaaataaaaatattctttGTTCCGTTTtggtaaattaatatttttatatgaatatattataaaattttatttgatgGACTTATATTTTGTAACAAAATATATCCATGATTAAAATCACATCGCTTGAAAAAAAAACCCTATTGAATaagatgtttttttttaaaaattccctgatttttttttatccacATTTAATTTAAACTAATAAATGACCTGAAATTAAGATGCGTCGATTACAAGCAGAGCATCTCATTAATTTGTATTGAATCTATCAAGCTACTTGCAGTTGAAATGAATGCTCCACAGTTGCCTTTTAAAAGTCAAAACTACAATCCAAAACTTATGTATTTATGTTCTTCGATTAGATTATATATATTAGAAAATGTTGTGCTACTTTGATTTAGTGGGGTGTATTGAATGTAGAGATTTAATGACTTTCAAtgactttttttaaaatgatagatttccatggatttggtagatttttattgacttttagtCTTCAATCAAATATATGCATGGATTAAAGGTTATAATCTCGCTCGATGCATTGGTTTTTTAGATTCAACTTCTATTTTCGGAACTAATATATGTCAGGATAAAGTAGTTttattgggtgcaataattgtctttgtTTGGTAGAGAGATCAAACCATGATACTTGAGctactgtgcggtttaaaagatttgagttgcaccattaccactagctatagcttttgataaAACGGAAAGCGATCGGTcctacaatttttttttcaatcctATGTTTTGTATTATTTCGAGTTTGTCATCTATTCTGTCAATTACAGTATTAATTTgttatatttgtttttattttttatttttgcaaTTTTAGTTCTTGAGCTATAACGTGTTATGTATATATTGTCAAATCAACATTCTCGATCAAAAATGACTAAAACTTGAAAAAGACatgattaaaattgaaatttgataataaaaacAATCAAAATCTCAAAGTAACAAACATATCGGTTGCTTAACTAtgacaaaaaaaaatagaatcgaTTAAAATTGCTCTTAAAGGttaaaaaattgttttaaaagctatgtatttcgaaactatatatacatatatagagAGAGTTTTGATTTAACATGAGATCGAACTCACGCGAAAAAGTTTACTTCACTGCACTATTTGAGTATTGTTACTTAAAAAAAGATTAAAGCAACATAATATTGATACTAAATACGAACTTTGTTTGTGTACACTCTCAAATTGGTTTATCACATGATCATGAGTTTTGCTCAGACATGATCCGGAATGATAAAAATGTTGACTATATTAACTTtaaaaaatactattttttaattataagcGGCGCAAATTTGGATTCGCTTGTCTCGTATATCAATTTTACGATACGTATTTCCGACCCGATTCGTTCCGATCCATGAAATATAGTATTTTTTATGCCAttacaaaaatatcattttttgttAGTTAAGTTTTGACAAAACATTGTGCGATATATGATGGTTTtagtgaaaaatattattttttactacaatattatattatataatataatattatttgagtgaaaaatattacattttatatcaaagtaataattttaacTACAGTTGTGAATTGAGTCGATCCGTGTTAGATATATAGATAGTTGACATACTTTTTTCCAAAACCCAATTATATATGTCTCTGCTACCAAACATAGCAAAGTGTTGCTGTGTGGATAAGTTACAAAGCATTCAATTGAGTCTAACCCTATACTTATTTCCCAGAAGTTACAAGAAAAGGCACGACAAAGTACACACACTTGGTTCCGACAAATACATGGTAATTACACTTTCTCTAAAAGTCCTTCTAAAAACCACAAATAGACCCTAAAATTAGGAACATTTCACCTCATAATTTGTAGACTCATTGCAAATATTCTGCTACATCTAGTGGATACTCGTCATAATATATGACGAACATCAATTGTATTACAATAAAATATTGTAGCTAACTTCACCCAACGTGACACCAAAATATAGCagaaaatttgaaatgacaCTCTTTATCATAATACTACGGTCTGTCCAAACTGCTGAATTGTTCTAAAGAAAGCATTTTGTTTCCACCTCAGAACAAATCAACAGTAGTTTCCACCAAAGCCAAGTCCATGAAATCACCTTCTTGCACTTGC includes:
- the LOC140810473 gene encoding protein RKD3-like; protein product: METQHSTWSNYEVFPKEKYEDLFPFPTQLPPLDFSGHFTATDFQNEFIIQEDSVDDVPFVGMLLNDHFYPSLDLVPYNPANLIQDEILCKSGASVIYEETIEVVQIKDQEVELSDYGKICTALDQEDVENMESKKRWRPEVMVKNSSSSKILTRQMISEYFYMPITKAAKELNVGLTLLKKRCRELGIQRWPHRKLMSLQTLIKNVQELGKDGGEVKLRDAIAILEQEKKLLEEVPDLQLEDKTKRLRQACFKANYKKRRLMGSVADSSSKSINDPSNFDQNTPNSSFHTLLDADEEDLEIFSEFPDPDVSLYNTMIKAHSITSDSAQKGLVCGKRLWKMRIEATVLFEVFYK